The following is a genomic window from Nitrospirae bacterium CG2_30_53_67.
AGCAAATCCGATGTCTCCTGTGCAGAGGGTCACGACGCGGTAGTGCAGGCCAAGACGTTTCAGGATATCCTCTGCATCCTCAAGAAGCCTTTCCAGCTCCTGATAGGAATTCTCGGGCTCCACCAGTTTGACCAATTCAACCTTGTTAAACTGGTGCTGTCGAATCAGGCCCCGGGTGTCTTTCCCGTAGGATCCGGCTTCCCGCCGAAAACATGGAGTATAAGCGGTAAAATAGATGGGGAGCCGGCCCGGCTCCAGGATCTCCTGGCTATAAATGTTTGTCACCGGGACTTCCGCCGTAGGAATCAGAAAAAAATCCTCGTTCTCATCCTTGAATACACGAAAAAGATCCTCTTCAAACTTAGGCAGTTGTCCGGTTCCGGTCATGGTCGCCCGGTTGACCATAAAAGGGGGAAGGATTTCCTGATACCCTTTTTCCCTGGTATGGATATCCAGCATAAGATTGATCAGCGCCCGCTCCAGAAGGGCGCCTTCGCCTTTGTACAATGTAAACCTGGCGCCGGCCAGTTTGCTCCCCCGTTTAAAATCCAGGATATCCAGTTTTTCACCAATATCCCAATGGGCCTGGGGAGGAAAATCAAATTCCGGCGGCTTTCCCCATCTTTTCACTTCCGGATTGTCTTCTTCGCCCTTCCCTTCCGGAACCGAGGGGTGCGGGAAATTCGGTATCCTAAGCAGGATTTCCTGTGTGGAGGCCTCGACTTCCACCTTTTTTTTCTTCAGATCCTTAATCTCCGCCGAGACATCCTTCATCTCCTCCTGCAGCGAGGAAGATTCTTTGTTCTCCCTCTTGAGCCGGCCGATTTTTTTTGAAACCACATTGATCTTGTGCTGTATTTCCTCAAGTCGGGTCCTAATGCGGCTGTTTTCCTGGTCCAGTTGGACGAACTGGTCCAGAGAAAACGGCTCTCCCCGACGAGCTGTCATCTGCTCAATGGCTTCAATATTGTTTCTCACAAACTTTGCATCAAACATGCGGAAACCTGTCTCAAGATGAAAAAAATGGGAAATTGTACGTTATCATCCTGATGAAATGAAGTCAAATTATTTTCAGGTATGCCTTCTTGAAAACCGATTTTATCCCATGACACCCGAAAGTCCCGGGCTTCCCCGGCTCCGCATGGCCTCACGGACGTGCGGGTTGCAGGGGGTTACCCTTTCGATTTGACGCCTGGTCTTACGGCCTTCTTCTTCAGCAGATTGTCGACCTTTCGAAGAATAATCTCTTTGTTGGGATAGTCTTTCTCCAAAGACCCCAGCACGCTGACGGCCTCTTCGGTTTCACCCATCTCTTCGAGGGTGTCCGCCAAACCAAGTTTTGCATTCGCAGCCAAGGGGCTGTCACCGTACAGGGCAATAAAGTTTTCAAATCCCTTTCTGGCCTCTGCAAATTTTCCCTGCCTGAAATGGATCACACAGATCCAGTAAGCGGCGGCATCCCGGTATTCGCCGGCGCCGTAACGATCGAGAAGCGCGGAGTATTCCATCTCTGCCTGTTCATCATCGCCGAGAGCCATGTAACACTGGGCGATCTGGAACTGCGCCTCTGCCAAAAGCTTGGATCCGGGAAACTGGTTGACCAACTTCTGGAATTCGACAATGGCCTTTTTGTAATCTTTTAGATCCGAGTAATAGATGTCCGCAATGGTTTCCTGTGCCTTTTCACAATAGGGGGTAATATTCCCCTGAGAAACCGCTCCTCTAAAAAAAAACAGGGCCTCTTTGGGCTGTTTTTTAAAGAGCCGGTGAACCCTTCCGATGAAATACAGGGCTTCTTGTGAGGTTGGCGAGTTTGGAGATCGTTCGGCTGCCCTGTTATAATAGGAAAGGGCTTCTTCCACCTTCCCTTCCCGCAGGGCATCTCCGGCTTTGAGAAGGAATTCCGACGAGGAGGTATTCCGGCAGGCTGTAAACAAGATCAGAATAAAAAACAAAATGCCATTGACTTTAACCGGCCGGTTCCTCCTCATCCTCTTTCTCCGCCAGTGTGGCAATACCTGTAACCTTGTCATTTTTTTCTATCCCGATGAGTTTCACTCCCTGGGTGTTCCGGCCGATCACAGAAACCCCGCTGACCTTCATTCGAATGACCTGTCCGTTCCGGGTGATCATCATCAGATCGTCTTCGTCCGTGACCTGCCAGATGCCGACAACCTTGCCGTTTCTCTCTGTGGTCTTGATGGTGATCACCCCTTTTCCTCCCCGGCTTTGAACGGGATACTCGGAAACACTGGTCCGCTTTCCATATCCGTTTTCGGCTACCGCAAGGAGGGTGGCCGCCGGATTCACCACTTCCATGCCGACCACTTCGTCGCCCTTGCGAAGGGAGATCCCCTTCACCCCCCTGGAGACTCTCCCCATGGATCTGACCTGGGACTCATGGAACCGGATAGCGAATCCGTCTCTGGTCCCCAAAAGGATATCCTGTTCATTGTTGGTGATGGCGGTACGGATCAACTCATCGCCGGAGTCCAAGGTCAGGGCCGTAATTCCGTTCGCGCGCGGGCGGCTATAAGCGGAAAGAGCGGTCTTCTTGACGATCCCTTTCTTCGTGGCCATGATGATAAACTTATTTTCTTCAAAATCCTTGACCGGAAGCGTATTCGTGATCTTCTGCTCGGACCCGATCTGCAGGAGATTGACCATGGCCTTGCCGCGGGCGGCACGCCCGGCCTGAGGGATCTCATGAACCTTCAGCCAATAGACCTTCCCGCCGTCCGTAAAGAAAAGGAGGTAGTCGTGCGTCCTGGCTACGAAAAGCCGCTCGACAAAATCCTCCTCTTTGGTGTCCATGCCGGTGACACCCCGGCCTCCCCGCCGCTGTGCACGGTAAAGGCTCACGGCGTTTCTTTTGATATATCCGGAATGGGAAATGGTGATCACCATATCCTCTTCGGCGATCAGATCCTCCAGCTTGATTTCCGATTTTTGAGCGACGATCTCGGTTCTTCTCGGATCTCCATATCTTTCCCGGATCTCCTTCAACTCCTCCCTGATGATTTTCAGAACCTCTTCGTCATGGGCCAGGATATACTGAAGTTTTTTGATCAGCTCATAGGTCTCTTTGAGTTCAGACAGGATCTTGTTCCTCTCCATGCCGGTCAGGCGCTGAAGCCTCATGTCCAGGACGGCTCTGGCTTGTGCCTCTGATAGGGCATATTCCTTGATCAGGGCGAATCTGGCGGCCTCGGGATCCGAGGAGTTTCTGATCAGCCGGATCACCGCATCCAGGTTGTCGAGAACGATCTTAAACCCCTCCAGGATATGCGCCCGGTCCTGGGCGCGTTTAAGGTCGAAAAGACTCCTCCGAGTCACGACCTCCTTCCGGTGGTCTAAAAAGAGCCGAAGCATCTCCATGAGGGTCAGGACCCGAGGCTGATTGTTGACCAGGGCCAGCATGATCACGCCGAACGTGGTCCTGAGATTGGTATGTTTGAAAAGCCGGTTCAGAAGGACCTCTGCTACTTCGTATTTGCGCAGTTCCAGGACGATCCGCATGCCGTCACGGTCGGATTCATCCCGGATATCCGTAATCCCTTCAACCTTTTTATCCTGCACCAGATGTGCGATATCCTCGATGAGTTTAGCTTTGTTCAATCCATACGGAATCTCGGTAATCACAATGGCGTCCTTGGCCCCTTTTCTCTGAGACCTCTCGACCAGGGTCCTGGCTTGAAGGGTCAGTTTGCCCCGGCCGGTGGTATAGGCCTCCCGAATTCCTTCCTGCCCGAGGATAAACCCCCCGGTGGGAAAATCCGGGCCATGGAGAACGGTTAAGATCTCATTGATCCCGGCCGCAGGATGGTCGATCAGGAGGTTCAGGGCATCCACGATTTCATTAAGATTGTGCGGCGGAATGTTGGTGGCCATTCCCACGGCGATTCCTGAAGACCCATTGATCAGGAGATTGGGTATTTGAGTCGGGAGGACCGCCGGCTCCTGATGGGAACCATCAAAATTCGGCATGTAATCGATGGTTTCCTTGTCAATATCGGCCAGCATCTCTTCGGCGATCCGGGTCAGCCGGGCTTCGGTGTACCGATAGGCCGCTGCAGAATCCCCATCGACCGAACCGAAATTCCCCTGACCGTCAATGAGCGGATAACGCAGGTTCCATTCCTGGGCCATGCGCACCATGCTGTCATAGACCGCGGAGTCGCCATGGGGATGAAATTTTTTGAGAACCTCTCCGACCACCCCGGCCGACTTGGAGTGTTTTTTGTTGGAAAGAAGGCCCTCCCGAAACATGGCATACAGGATTCGCCGATGAACAGGCTTGAGGCCGTCCCGGATATCCGGCAGGGCCCTCCCTACGATGACGCTCATGGAATAGTCCAGGTAGGACCGTTTCATGGTTTCTTCAATATTCATGGGTAGGATGACGCCTTGTTGTTCCATCTTCTTCCTCTTTTTAAATCACTCAACCCCCGGCTTTGTCGGGGGTTAAGTGATTTAAATATCCAAGTTCTTCACCTTCAGGGAATTCTCTTCGATAAAGGCCCTTCTGGGTTCCACCTGGTCCCCCATGAGGATCGTAAAGATCTCGTCCGCCTCCACGGCATCTTCAATTTTAATCTGCAAAAGCCTTCTCTTCTCCACATTCATGGTCGTTTCCCAGAGTTGTTCCGGATTCATTTCACCAAGCCCTTTATACCGTTGTATGCTGAGGCCCTTCTTCCCCCGCTCCAGGATGAAATTCACCAGTTCCTTGGAGGTGTTGAACTTTATGGGCTCGCCGTCTTCTTCAACATGATACGGGGGCAGACCAAGCCCCTGGGTTCGAGGGTTCAGTTGGAGGAGTTCCTTGTATTCGGGGGACTCGAGAAGCTCCTTCCCGATCTCGACATTCTGGGCCCCCCCGTTCTTTTTAATCACAAAGATGGCCTTGAAACATTCGTATTCCTCGTCCGTTTCAATCTGCACCGAGGATTTGGAGATTTCCGGAAAAAAAATCTGTAAATATTTGATGGCCCGATTCATCCCTTCTTTCAACCCCTCCCGGGTCTTCAGGGTCTCCTCTTTGAGCCCGCCTTCCAAAACCATGGCCCGCAGAACATTTGCGTGGATCCGCTTCCTCTCAAAACGCTCCAAAATTTTCTCATACCGGACCAGGTTTTTTAGAACCTGAATCCCCTTCTGGTTCGTAAAGGCCCCTCCTCCGTTTTCTTTTATGACCTTCAACCCGGTGATCCCGGAGTTCAGAAGATAATCCTCCATGGTGGCCTCGTCAGGAATGTACTTCTCCTCTTTCCCCCGTTTCACCTTGTATAAGGGCGGCTGGGCAAGATAGAGATACCCTTTCTCGATGACCGGAAGCATCTGCCGGTAAAAAAAGGTCAAAAGAAGCGTGGCGATATGGGCGCCGTCCACATCCGCATCCGTCATGATGATGACCTTGTGGTATCGGATCTTGGAAATATCAAAATCCTCCTTGCCGATGCCGGTCCCGAGGGCCGTAATGAGAACCCGGATCTCCTGTGAGGAAAGCATCTTCTCGTACCGGGCCTTCTCCACATTCAGGATCTTACCCTTGAGCGGAAGGATGGCCTGAGTTTTCCGGTCTCTCCCCATCTTGGCCGAGCCGCCTGCTGAATCCCCTTCCACGATAAAAATTTCGCTGAACGCAGGATCCTTTTCCGAACAGTCCGCGAGTTTACCAGGAAGTGAATTCCCTTCCAAGACGCCTTTCCGACGCGTCAAATCTCGGGCCTTGCGGGCCGCCTCCCGAGCCATAAGCGCATTGAGCGACTTCAAGACGATCTTTTTTGCTATGGGCGGGTTCTCTTCAAGAAAGATATTCAGGGCTTCGTTCACCACGGACTCCACGATTCCCTTGACATTGCTGTTTCCCAGTTTGGTCTTGGTCTGCCCTTCAAACTGAGGATCCGAGACCTTCACGCTGATGACGGCGGTCAGACCTTCCCGCACATCATCCCCGCTCAGAGGTTTATCCATTTTCTTCAGGAGGTTGTTCTGAGCGGCATAGGTGTTCAAGGTGCGCGTCAAGGCCGACTTGAACCCGATCAAATGTGTCCCGCCATCCACGGTGTGGATATTGTTTGCAAAGGCGTAGATATTCTCAGCATATCCGTCGTTATACTGCATGGCAATCTCTACGCTGACGCCTTCCCTTTGTTGTTCGAAATAGATCGGTTTGTTATGAAGAGCGGTTTTATTCTTGTTCAAGTGCTGCACAAACGAAGTGATCCCGCCTTTATAGAGAAAGATCTTTTCTTCCCCGCTTCGCTCGTCGACCAGAGAAATCTTCAGTCCCTTGTTGAGAAACGAAAGCTCCCGAAGTCTCTTGGAGAGAAGGTCAAAACTAAACTCGGTCACCTCGAAGATTGCCTGATTGGGCCGGAAGGTGATCTTGGTTCCGGTCTTTTGGGTCTTGCCCAATTTCTCCAAGGGCGCTGCGGGCACGCCGTTTTCATACCGCTGATGATAAACGGCGCCATCCCGTTTGATCTCGAGTTCCAGCCATTCTGAAAGGGCATTGGTCACGGATACCCCTACGCCGTGAAGACCTCCGGAAACCTTATAGGAATCACTGTCGAATTTTCCTCCGGCATGAAGTTTGGTCATGACAACTTCCGCAGCCGATATCTTTTCCGTGGGGTGAATTTTGACCGGAATTCCCCGCCCGTCGTCCGTAACCGTCAGGCTGTTTTCCATGTGGACGACCACATCTATTGCGGTACAGAATCCTCCCATGGCCTCGTCCACACTGTTGTCAATGACTTCATAGGCAATATGGTGGAGGCCGTACGTACCGGTATCTCCAATGTACATACCCGGCCTCTTCCGCACCGCATCCAGTCCTTCCAAGACTTTAATGCTCTGTGCATCATATTCCATAGAGGAACTCCATCCTATTAAAAACGGCCCT
Proteins encoded in this region:
- a CDS encoding DNA gyrase subunit B, which gives rise to MEYDAQSIKVLEGLDAVRKRPGMYIGDTGTYGLHHIAYEVIDNSVDEAMGGFCTAIDVVVHMENSLTVTDDGRGIPVKIHPTEKISAAEVVMTKLHAGGKFDSDSYKVSGGLHGVGVSVTNALSEWLELEIKRDGAVYHQRYENGVPAAPLEKLGKTQKTGTKITFRPNQAIFEVTEFSFDLLSKRLRELSFLNKGLKISLVDERSGEEKIFLYKGGITSFVQHLNKNKTALHNKPIYFEQQREGVSVEIAMQYNDGYAENIYAFANNIHTVDGGTHLIGFKSALTRTLNTYAAQNNLLKKMDKPLSGDDVREGLTAVISVKVSDPQFEGQTKTKLGNSNVKGIVESVVNEALNIFLEENPPIAKKIVLKSLNALMAREAARKARDLTRRKGVLEGNSLPGKLADCSEKDPAFSEIFIVEGDSAGGSAKMGRDRKTQAILPLKGKILNVEKARYEKMLSSQEIRVLITALGTGIGKEDFDISKIRYHKVIIMTDADVDGAHIATLLLTFFYRQMLPVIEKGYLYLAQPPLYKVKRGKEEKYIPDEATMEDYLLNSGITGLKVIKENGGGAFTNQKGIQVLKNLVRYEKILERFERKRIHANVLRAMVLEGGLKEETLKTREGLKEGMNRAIKYLQIFFPEISKSSVQIETDEEYECFKAIFVIKKNGGAQNVEIGKELLESPEYKELLQLNPRTQGLGLPPYHVEEDGEPIKFNTSKELVNFILERGKKGLSIQRYKGLGEMNPEQLWETTMNVEKRRLLQIKIEDAVEADEIFTILMGDQVEPRRAFIEENSLKVKNLDI
- a CDS encoding DNA gyrase subunit A; translated protein: MEQQGVILPMNIEETMKRSYLDYSMSVIVGRALPDIRDGLKPVHRRILYAMFREGLLSNKKHSKSAGVVGEVLKKFHPHGDSAVYDSMVRMAQEWNLRYPLIDGQGNFGSVDGDSAAAYRYTEARLTRIAEEMLADIDKETIDYMPNFDGSHQEPAVLPTQIPNLLINGSSGIAVGMATNIPPHNLNEIVDALNLLIDHPAAGINEILTVLHGPDFPTGGFILGQEGIREAYTTGRGKLTLQARTLVERSQRKGAKDAIVITEIPYGLNKAKLIEDIAHLVQDKKVEGITDIRDESDRDGMRIVLELRKYEVAEVLLNRLFKHTNLRTTFGVIMLALVNNQPRVLTLMEMLRLFLDHRKEVVTRRSLFDLKRAQDRAHILEGFKIVLDNLDAVIRLIRNSSDPEAARFALIKEYALSEAQARAVLDMRLQRLTGMERNKILSELKETYELIKKLQYILAHDEEVLKIIREELKEIRERYGDPRRTEIVAQKSEIKLEDLIAEEDMVITISHSGYIKRNAVSLYRAQRRGGRGVTGMDTKEEDFVERLFVARTHDYLLFFTDGGKVYWLKVHEIPQAGRAARGKAMVNLLQIGSEQKITNTLPVKDFEENKFIIMATKKGIVKKTALSAYSRPRANGITALTLDSGDELIRTAITNNEQDILLGTRDGFAIRFHESQVRSMGRVSRGVKGISLRKGDEVVGMEVVNPAATLLAVAENGYGKRTSVSEYPVQSRGGKGVITIKTTERNGKVVGIWQVTDEDDLMMITRNGQVIRMKVSGVSVIGRNTQGVKLIGIEKNDKVTGIATLAEKEDEEEPAG
- a CDS encoding serine--tRNA ligase, whose product is MFDAKFVRNNIEAIEQMTARRGEPFSLDQFVQLDQENSRIRTRLEEIQHKINVVSKKIGRLKRENKESSSLQEEMKDVSAEIKDLKKKKVEVEASTQEILLRIPNFPHPSVPEGKGEEDNPEVKRWGKPPEFDFPPQAHWDIGEKLDILDFKRGSKLAGARFTLYKGEGALLERALINLMLDIHTREKGYQEILPPFMVNRATMTGTGQLPKFEEDLFRVFKDENEDFFLIPTAEVPVTNIYSQEILEPGRLPIYFTAYTPCFRREAGSYGKDTRGLIRQHQFNKVELVKLVEPENSYQELERLLEDAEDILKRLGLHYRVVTLCTGDIGFAASKTYDIEVWLPGQNAYREISSCSNYEDFQARRASIRYRPVSGAKPELVHTLNGSGLAVGRTLVAILENYQQKDGSVIIPDLLRPYMNGLERIESKNSDRAV